A region from the Fusarium musae strain F31 chromosome 1, whole genome shotgun sequence genome encodes:
- a CDS encoding hypothetical protein (EggNog:ENOG41~BUSCO:EOG09262R8O): protein MTALPPQPDLVSSPSHSSHSPPSSSKHVAAPDRPEPPESLLIEDSLPAKDSSPLRSVAGSSSGTARVATSRNSGLSGGNQTIGPSRETGARSFNGDEESESDWDIEMEPIAGHRRRRSSHNMAGRPAGSPSRTRVTSRGPAPTGSAEEPKISEENLDANGFAIQKDESADDSLSDEDLQDDEETGLTRKDKQRRQKKRNRNTQLDQRIVRDNKAISKEERKEADKTVFKSLMYNKWMFDHERLNFAFPLFTTSMHMVVQFVLSGLVLYFVPSLRPGYGVHLSDMGRSRHDDEPKSYGMTKMFYLTRIGPCGAATGLDIGLGNTSLKFISLTFYTMCKSSSLAFVLMFAFAFRLETPTWRLVAIIATMTLGVVLMVFGEVEFKVGGFALVISAAFFSGFRWGLTQILLLRNPATSNPFSSIFFLTPVMFLVLICLAVPVEGVGALIEGYKVLGDEWGYFMAPLFLLFPGCIAFCMTASEFALLQRTSVVTLSIAGIFKEVVTISAAALVFGDRLTPINFVGLLTTMAAIAAYNYIKITKMRQEAQESVHVRHAHDDDAPDSPTSQSSGIIDRDGDTDAENTGLLRDSIDGLDLDVQPHAPANERR, encoded by the exons ATGAccgctcttcctcctcaacctgATCTCGTCTCCTCGCCATCTCACTCCTCACACTCACCCCCTTCGTCTTCGAAACACGTAGCAGCTCCAGATCGCCCCGAACCCCCCGAATCTCTTCTCATTGAGGACTCTCTACCAGCCAAGGACTCGAGTCCCCTGAGATCAGTGGCAGGATCGTCATCAGGCACAGCAAGAGTGGCTACATCGCGGAACTCCGGTCTGAGTGGAGGAAATCAAACGATTGGCCCGTCTCGTGAGACCGGCGCGAGGTCTTTCAACGGCGACGAGGAAAGCGAGAGTGACTGGGATATAGAAATGGAACCCATTGCAGGCCACCGTCGGCGGCGAAGTAGCCACAACATGGCTGGTCGGCCAGCTGGATCACCTAGCCGAACCCGTGTCACAAGTCGTGGTCCCGCACCCACTGGCTCGGCAGAAGAACCCAAGATATCCGAAGAAAACTTGGATGCGAACGGCTTTGCGATTCAGAAGGATGAATCCGCCGATGACAGCTTGAGCGACGAAGACCTCcaagacgacgaagaaacTGGATTGACCCGTAAAGACAAGCAAAGGCGGCAGAAGAAGCGCAACAGAAATACTCAGCTGGATCAGCGGATCGTCAGGGACAATAAGGCTATATCAAAAGAGGAGCGCAAAGAAGCAGACAAGACTGTTTTCAAGAGTTTGATG TACAACAAGTGGATGTTTGATCATGAGCGGCTAAACTTTGCATTTCCTTTGTTTACGACGTCCATGCACATGGTAGTTCAATTTGTCCTCTCAGGTCTAGTTTTGTACTTCGTGCCCTCCTTAAGACCTGGATACGGGGTTCATCTGTCAGATATGGGAAGGTCGAGACATGATGACGAGCCCAAGTCTTACGGTATGACCAAGATGTTTTACCTCACTCGAATTGGACCTTGTGGTGCAGCTACAGGCCTAGATATTGGACTTGGCAATACCTCTCTCAAGTTCATTAGCCTTACATTTTACA CCATGTGTAAATCTTCCTCACTAGCTTTCGTTCTCATGTTTGCGTTTGCTTTCCGACTCGAAACCCCAACGTGGCGTCTTGTCGCCATTATTGCTACTATGACGCTCGGTGTCGTGCTCATGGTGTTTGGTGAAGTTGAATTCAAGGTGGGAGGCTTCGCCCTCGTCATCTCAGCTGCTTTCTTCTCTGGCTTTCGCTGGGGATTGACCCAGATCCTGCTCCTCCGCAACCCTGCGACATCAAACCCATTCTCtagcatcttcttccttaCTCCAGTCATGTTCCTCGTGCTTATCTGCCTTGCAGTGCCCGTGGAAGGAGTCGGAGCTCTCATTGAAGGTTACAAGGTTCTGGGTGATGAATGGGGCTATTTCATGGCGCCCCTTTTCTTGCTTTTCCCTGGTTGCATTGCTTTCTGTATGACGGCCTCCGAGTTCGCTCTGCTGCAGCGCACTTCCGTCGTCACGCTCTCCATTGCTGGCATCTTCAAGGAGGTTGTTACTATTAGTGCGGCTGCTCTTGTCTTTGGTGACCGCCTCACACCAATCAACTTTGTTGGTCTACTCACGACCATGGCCGCTATCGCTGCCTACAACTACATCAAAATCACCAAGATGAGGCAGGAGGCGCAAGAAAGTGTTCATGTTCGCCATGCGCACGACGATGACGCGCCAGATTCCCCTACGAGTCAGAGTAGCGGAATCATAGACCGCGATGGAGATACAGACGCGGAAAACACTGGTCTGCTCCGTGACAGCATCGACGGCTTGGATCTTGATGTACAACCCCATGCGCCAGCTAATGAGCGTCGCTGA
- a CDS encoding hypothetical protein (CAZy:GH15): protein MEGRRSSTLPGGSRRGQTGGYLPIEDYGMIGNMHTCALVGIDGSIDYMCWPDFDSPSVFCRLLDKDKGGHFFISPPPDVNCTTKQQYLPSSCILQTRSIHEDGVVDVVDFFPRPQNIKVTTKGVKLNAYREVTKVQDELKKWLVRRVECIRGSMNLGTVISTHIELFPSFNYGRDEHETTLFQEQHFTTDNKSKVASFHSKDTQLQLDVAIEKGENETSCPLITFRKEKRPGINGEGLVACIRIEEGQTISFVLRNDIEHHVTENITTDVLDAQQHSTQSFWYNFIAQSNYKGRWREVVSRSLMILKMMTYEPTGAIIAAPTFSIPEAIGGVRNWDYRFSWIRDSSFTIYILLRLGFKAEADAYMEFIMERFVHSRGPDGGLPIMFTIRGETDIPELTLDHLEGYRGSSPVRIGNGAAFHQQFDIYGELMDAIYLYNKYGKPVPWDVWKAVREILDYVLTILDDPDMSIWEVRNNKQHFTYSQIMLWVAFDRGLRLADKRCFPCPNRAKWMEARDRIYERVMEQGYNEEMKCFVQSFESRTMLDSSILIAPLVFFISPCDPRFLNTLDRILLPPEKGGLTSTGLVYRYDTELSNDGKESHNNFIEAQLLMGQNHDIGVGGHEGAFSMCTFWLVEAMTRAAVYEPKYLVRAVNLFENMLGFSNHLCMFSEEIARSGEQLGNTPQAFSHLALISAAFNLDRTAR from the exons ATGGAGGGTCGACGCTCTTCAACACTTCCGGGAGGTTCCCGTCGGGGTCAAACCGGGGGATATCTCCCAATCGAGGACTATGGAATGATAGGAAATATGCACACCTGTGCTCTTGTGGGAATAGATGGAAGTATTGACTATATGTGTTG GCCTGATTTTGACTCCCCGTCTGTTTTCTGCCGGCTGCTCGACAAGGACAAAGGAGGGCATTTCTTTATCTCCCCCCCTCCTGATGTAAACTGTACTACCAAGCAACAGTATCTCCCTTCATCATGTATTCTACAAACAAGGTCTATCCATGAAGATGGTGTCGTCGATGTGGTTGACTTTTTCCCTCGGCCGCAGAATATCAAGGTTACCACCAAAGGTGTGAAGCTGAATGCTTACCGGGAAGTCACCAAAGTTCaagatgagctcaagaagtGGTTGGTCCGCCGAGTGGAATGCATTCGTGGCTCAATGAATCTTGGTACCGTCATCTCGACAC ATATCGAACTATTTCCTTCTTTCAACTATGGAAGAGATGAGCACGAGACCACTCTCTTCCAAGAACAGCACTTCACGACTGATAATAAGAGTAAAGTTGCCTCGTTCCATAGCAAGGATACTCAGCTGCAGCTTGACGTTGCAATTGAGAAGGGTGAGAACGAAACCAGCTGTCCTCTCATAACCTTTAGAAAGGAGAAGCGCCCTGGGATCAACGGCGAGGGCCTCGTGGCTTGCATCCGTATTGAAGAAGGCCAAACAATTTCTTTTGTCCTTCGAAATGATATTGAACACCATGTCACGGAGAATATTACGACCGATGTGCTTGATGCTCAGCAGCACTCTACGCAAAGTTTCTGGTATAATTTCATTGCGCAATCGAACTATAAAGGTCGATGGAGAGAGGTTGTGTCTCGAAGTTTGATGATACTTAAGATGATGACTTACG AGCCTACTGGTGCCATCATAGCTGCCCCAACCTTCTCTATTCCCGAAGCCATTGGTGGCGTAAGAAACTGGGATTATCGCTTCTCTTGGATTCGTGATTCAAGTTTTACTATCTACATCCTGCTACGTCTTGGTTTCAAGGCCGAAGCAGATGCTTACATGGAGTTCATCATGGAAAGATTCGTTCACTCACGTGGCCCAGATGGAGGTTTGCCTATTATGTTCACCATTCGAGGTGAGACTGACATCCCAGAACTGACATTGGATCATCTTGAAGGCTATCGCGGCAGTAGCCCTGTTCGTATCGGTAATGGTGCGGCTTTTCACCAACAGTTTGATATTTATGGCGAACTGATGGATGCTATCTACTTGTATAACAAATACGGAAAGCCAGTTCCATGGGATGTTTGGAAGGCTGTTCGTGAGATTCTTG ATTATGTTCTAACTATACTCGACG ATCCCGACATGTCTATCTGGGAGGTCCGAAATAATAAGCAGCACTTCACCTATTCCCAGATAATGCTCTGGGTCGCATTTGATCGCGGCCTTCGTCTTGCTGATAAGAGATGCTTTCCATGTCCCAACCGTGCCAAATGGATGGAGGCAAGAGACAGAATTTATGAGCGTGTCATGGAACAAG GATATAACGAGGAGATGAAGTGCTTTGTGCAAAGCTTTGAGAGCAGAACTATGCTCGACTCCTCCATTCTTATAGCTCCTCTGGTGTTTTTCATCTCGCCCTGTGATCCACGGTTTCTCAACACTCTTGACCGTATTCTCTTACCCCCAGAAAAGGGCGGTTTGACAAGTACCGGCTTAGTGTACCGATATGACACTGAGCTCTCCAACGATGGTAAGGAATCTCACAATAACTTCATCGAGGCGCAGTTGCTAATGGGACAAAATCACGATATAGGGGTAGGTGGTCATGAAGGTGCGTTTAGTATGTGTACTTTCTGGCTCGTGGAGGCCATGACCCGAGCAGCTGTCTACGAGCCGAAGTATTTGGTCAGGGCTGTGAATCTGTTTGAGAATATGCTCGGATTCTCTAATCATCTCTGCATGTTCTCTGAGGAGATCGCAAGATCTGGGGAACAACTTGGTAATACACCCCAGGCATTCAGTCATCTAGCCTTGATCAGTGCTGCTTTCAACCTGGATCGTACTGCAAGGTAA
- a CDS encoding hypothetical protein (EggNog:ENOG41), producing MDGKRYPLSWAKNLRELYCKPEHRLLTLLDASSFAATSYLDFSDPNLAPDFTVFSLYKIFGFPDLGALLVKRSSEWMFDNRKYFGGGTVDMVVSGKEKWHAPKSQFLHERLEDGTLPFHNIVALDIAMDIHRRLFGSMDQISSHTSYLTQRMFQELSNMRHANGTPVCKLYTSASSDKNILGNGPVVSFNLRNSQGAWISLAEFEKLATLKNIHIRTGGLCSPGGIASALDLQPWEMKKNFSAGFRCGADNDIMSGKPTGVIRASLGAMSTKTDVDRFVAFLKEFYQERTLPNVSSDLDLQKSIDVSNSSALKVKTITIYPIKSCAGYSIPSGVPWEVRPEGLAWDREWCLVHHGSGHALSQKRCPKMALLRPTLDFGKGELIISYRGTQHSGQPSQISIPLSADPSVIDSSINRQSSRVCGEKVSTQIYTSDRINSFFSNALGIPCFLARFPPGGLGLKSRLSKAQIQRYQQPSKIHELPGSFPDVPSPPDSDSEQQKPTKILLSNESPILVIHSSSVDALNQQIIDRGGNPVEDKSFRANITLEQGPGFKTQPAFSEDHWGSMRIGRQNFRLLGACRRCQMVCIDQETGEKKEEPFVTLAKTRRFDGKVYFGVHMRHDPFAGGDVMKKESQCPTIEVGDSVSVELRE from the coding sequence ATGGATGGTAAAAGATATCCCTTGAGTTGGGCGAAAAACTTACGGGAGTTGTATTGCAAACCCGAGCATCGACTTCTCACATTATTGGACGCCTCCTCGTTTGCTGCTACATCTTATCTCGATTTCAGCGATCCAAATTTAGCACCAGACTTCACTGTCTTCAGCTTGTATAAGATTTTTGGATTTCCGGATCTTGGAGCTTTGCTAGTGAAGCGTTCCTCCGAATGGATGTTTGACAATCGCAAGTATTTTGGCGGAGGCACGGTAGACATGGTCGTTTCTGGAAAGGAGAAGTGGCATGCCCCCAAATCACAGTTCCTCCACGAGAGGCTAGAAGACGGGACACTTCCGTTTCACAACATAGTGGCTCTCGACATTGCCATGGATATACATCGACGACTATTTGGCTCCATGGATCAAATCAGCTCCCATACTTCATACCTCACCCAACGCATGTTCCAAGAATTGAGCAATATGCGACATGCAAACGGCACCCCGGTTTGCAAACTTTATACATCTGCATCAAGCGACAAAAACATTCTTGGAAACGGGCCTGTCGTTTCTTTCAATCTAAGGAATAGCCAGGGCGCTTGGATAAGCCTTGCCGAGTTTGAGAAACTTGCTACTCTCAAAAACATTCATATTCGGACCGGCGGGCTGTGCAGCCCAGGCGGCATTGCTTCAGCCCTAGACTTGCAACCttgggagatgaagaagaatttCTCCGCCGGGTTTCGTTGCGGTGCAGACAATGATATCATGTCCGGGAAGCCCACCGGTGTCATTCGAGCTAGCCTCGGTGCAATGAGCACGAAAACAGATGTCGATAGATTTGTTGCTTTTCTCAAGGAGTTCTACCAAGAAAGAACGTTACCAAACGTTTCTTCTGATCTAGACCTCCAGAAATCCATCGACGTCTCTAACTCTTCCGCACTCAAGGTTAAAACTATTACTATCTACCCAATAAAAAGCTGCGCCGGGTACTCGATCCCATCTGGGGTTCCTTGGGAGGTTCGACCAGAAGGTCTAGCATGGGATCGTGAATGGTGCTTGGTCCATCATGGTTCTGGGCATGCTTTGAGTCAGAAACGCTGCCCTAAGATGGCTTTGTTAAGACCAACATTAGATTTTGGCAAGGGCGAGCTGATCATCTCATATCGTGGGACACAGCATAGCGGCCAGCCAAGCCAAATATCCATCCCATTATCAGCAGACCCTTCTGTCATTGACTCCAGCATTAACAGGCAATCTTCCAGAGTTTGTGGCGAGAAGGTGAGCACACAGATATATACATCGGACAGGATCAACTCTTTTTTCTCGAATGCTCTTGGGATTCCTTGTTTCTTGGCGCGCTTCCCCCCTGGTGGCTTGGGACTGAAGAGCCGTCTTTCCAAGGCTCAGATTCAAAGATATCAACAGCCTTCAAAAATCCACGAATTACCAGGTTCCTTCCCAGATGTGCCATCACCTCCCGATTCGGACTCTGAACAGCAGAAACCTACCAAGATTCTTCTCTCTAACGAGAGCCCTATCTTGGTAATACATAGTTCGAGTGTTGATGCTCTGAACCAGCAAATCATTGACCGTGGTGGAAACCCAGTTGAAGATAAGTCATTTAGAGCAAATATAACACTCGAACAAGGTCCTGGTTTTAAAACACAGCCAGCCTTTTCTGAGGATCACTGGGGCTCTATGAGAATTGGCCGCCAGAACTTCAGGCTTCTGGGTGCATGCCGCAGATGTCAGATGGTATGTATAGACCAAGAAACTGGcgaaaagaaggaagagcCATTTGTGACGCTTGCAAAGACAAGGCGCTTCGATGGCAAAGTTTACTTTGGGGTACATATGCGGCATGATCCTTTCGCTGGAGGAGACGTTATGAAAAAAGAGTCACAATGCCCAACAATTGAGGTTGGAGATTCTGTTTCTGTAGAGCTTCGTGAGTGA
- a CDS encoding hypothetical protein (BUSCO:EOG09261RU1), with product MTTSSSAPSGDLTSQILQALSGKSPLLSSEAFPTIAFQDIKAALDRLASRSMITYETIDKEEAILEPEAEQIAEHGSHEARVFEALRNAVEGLSIQDLEKAIGDKTVTKVGQGKAFKEKWIKKSADGKLVATAESIEDVTRAQLQKIKETRTHEPKILTDLRKRKLIKMQKVISFKIEKGPKFALEIQKEETDLTADMIASGSWKTANFKPYNFKALGADQNAGALHPLNKVRHEFRQIFFEMGFEEMPTNKFVETGFWNFDALFVPQQHPARDLQDTFYISDPKVGDAPRSEEGQNTEEYWESIKQVHQNGKFGSIGYRYPWSAEETKRLVLRTHTTAISTAMLYKLAAQKGPDGRPPPARYFSIDRVFRNETVDATHLAEFHQVEGVIADYGLTLGGLMEFMEVFFAKMGITNLKFKPAYNPYTEPSMEIFSYHEGLGKLVEIGNSGMFRPEMLEPMGLPKDMRVFGWGLSLERPTMIKYKISNIRELLGHKVDLNFIERNPAVRLEKE from the exons ATGACGACTTCAAGCTCCGCTCCTTCGGGGGATCTGACCTCCCAGATCCTTCAGGCCCTCTCGGGAAAAAGCCCCTTGCTCTCTTCAGAGGCCTTCCCCACCATCGCCTTCCAGGACATCAAGGCTGCACTTGATCGTCTGGCTTCACGATCCATGATCACATACGAGACAATTGATAAAGAAGAGGCTATCCTTGAGCCCGAAGCGGAGCAAATTGCCGAGCATGGTAGTCATGAGGCGCGTGTTTTTGAGGCGCTTCGAAACGCCGTGGAGGGCTTATCGATCCAGGACCTTGAGAAGGCCATTGGCGACAAGACGGTGACCAAGGTCGGACAAGGCAAGGCTTTCAAGGAAAAATGGATCAAGAAGAGCGCCGACGGCAAGCTGGTAGCCACT GCCGAGTCCATCGAAGATGTCACCCGAGCGCAGCtacagaagatcaaggagacACGGACACACGAGCCCAAAATCTTGACCGATCTGCGAAAACGAAAACTGATCAAGATGCAAAAGGTCATCAGCTTTAAGATTGAAAAGGGGCCCAAGTTCGCCCTCGAGATTCAGAAGGAGGAGACCGACTTGACAGCCGATATGATTGCTTCTGGATCATGGAAGACTGCCAATTTCAAGCCCTACAACTTCAAGGCTCTCGGTGCGGACCAAAATGCTGGCGCACTTCACCCCCTGAACAAGGTCCGACATGAATTCCGACAGATTTTCTTCGAGATGGGTTTCGAGGAGATGCCTACTAACAAGTTTGTCGAGACTGGATTCTGGAACTTCGATGCCCTTTTTGTGCCCCAGCAGCACCCCGCCCGTGATCTTCAAGATACCTTCTACATCTCAGACCCCAAGGTGGGAGACGCGCCACGATCGGAGGAAGGACAGAACACAGAGGAGTACTGGGAGAGCATCAAGCAGGTCCACCAGAATGGCAAGTTTGGGTCAATCGGTTACAGATACCCCTGGTCAGCGGAGGAGACCAAGAGACTGGTGCTCAGAACCCACACTACTGCCATTTCAACGGCCATGCTTTACAAGCTTGCAGCACAGAAGGGACCTGATGGGCGCCCACCTCCAGCGCGATACTTCTCAATTGATCGTGTCTTCCGAAATGAAACAGTTGACGCCACCCACTTGGCTGAATTCCATCAGGTTGAGGGTGTTATTGCCGACTACGGCCTTACCCTTGGTGGTCTGATGGAGTTCATGGAAGTCTTCTTTGCTAAGATGggcatcaccaacctcaagTTCAAGCCGGCCTACAACCCTTACACCGAGCCCAGTATGGAAATCTTCAGCTATCACGAGGGCCTGGGCAAGTTGGTGGAGATTGGAAATAGTGGCATGTTCCGGCCTGAAATGCTGGAACCCATGGGTCTGCCAAAGGACATGCGGGTGTTTGGCTGGGGTCTGTCCCTGGAGCGACCGACGATGATCAAGTACAAGATTTCTAACATCCGAGAGCTGCTGGGCCACAAGGTTGATCTCAACTTTATCGAGCGGAACCCTGCGGTGAGATTAGAGAAGGAGTAA
- a CDS encoding hypothetical protein (BUSCO:EOG0926307V~EggNog:ENOG41), with protein sequence MSNSTPEFLRFTGHRSFTQRLILSTLTGRPIHISKIRSTSPTNPGLAPHEISFLRLLEAVTNGSSMQISYTGTTITYHPGLITGTIAGFGASDGDVIEHNISVNNTRGVTYFLMPLCLLAPFSKAHMNVRFTGPGVITSSTETGDISVDSFRTAILPLFALFGIPPARIELRVLQRSCAGPGGKGGGGCVELRFASQVRLPKTLHLNRSPGRIKRIRGVAYCTGVSASNNARMIHSAREILNPLVSDIHIAAQYDQAPLVPTGDKAGSKRRLGIGFGLSLVAESSAVGILYSADVVVPPQGGIVPEDIGKQCAFQLLENISQGGCATQVSAKTMLVLMAMGSEDVGRLRIGREVLANEEMVILARDLKIFGASSWGLRDVGDDTNDIIVSVKGTGVGNVGRKIA encoded by the coding sequence ATGTCGAATTCCACGCCAGAATTCCTCCGATTCACAGGGCATAGATCCTTCACCCAGCGTCTAATCCTCTCGACGCTGACTGGTAGACCTATCCACATTTCCAAAATCCGAAGCACATCGCCTACGAATCCAGGTCTTGCCCCCCATGAGATTTCCTTCTTGCGCCTGCTGGAGGCTGTCACCAATGGCAGTTCCATGCAAATTTCTTATACCGGTACCACTATAACATATCACCCTGGCCTGATCACCGGAACTATCGCTGGTTTTGGCGCTTCCGACGGCGATGTCATTGAGCACAACATCTCTGTCAACAATACCCGTGGTGTCACCTACTTCCTTATGCCTCTCTGTTTACTTGCGCCCTTTTCCAAGGCGCATATGAACGTCCGATTCACTGGCCCCGGCGTTATCACATCGTCCACCGAGACAGGGGACATCTCCGTCGATTCTTTCCGAACTGCCATCCTCCCTCTCTTTGCCCTATTTGGCATCCCTCCTGCGCGGATAGAGCTTAGGGTACTTCAACGATCATGCGCTGGGCCCGGCGGAAAGGGTGGTGGCGGCTGTGTGGAGTTGCGATTCGCAAGTCAAGTGCGACTACCAAAGACTCTGCATCTCAACCGAAGCCCTGGTCGGATAAAGCGCATTCGTGGTGTCGCATACTGTACTGGAGTATCTGCCTCCAACAACGCCCGTATGATTCACTCAGCACGAGAGATCCTGAATCCTTTGGTTTCCGACATTCATATCGCTGCGCAGTATGACCAAGCACCTCTTGTACCCACTGGCGACAAGGCAGGAAGCAAAAGACGGCTTGGAATAGGGTTCGGTTTGAGCTTGGTCGCTGAGTCAAGCGCTGTTGGAATCCTCTACTCTGCAGATGTAGTCGTCCCCCCCCAGGGCGGCATTGTTCCTGAGGATATTGGAAAGCAGTGCGCTTTCCAGCTACTGGAGAACATCTCCCAAGGTGGCTGTGCCACCCAAGTTTCAGCTAAGACCATGCTTGTGCTTATGGCTATGGGGTCGGAGGATGTTGGTCGTCTTAGAATCGGTAGGGAAGTGCTCGCAAATGAAGAGATGGTTATTCTGGCGAGAGATCTGAAGATATTTGGCGCAAGCAGTTGGGGTTTGAGGGACGTTGGGGACGATACGAATGATATCATTGTTTCTGTTAAAGGCACTGGCGTTGGTAATGTTGGAAGAAAGATAGCGTAA
- a CDS encoding hypothetical protein (EggNog:ENOG41) encodes MSILPGSIDDAVTQKPSRFELQQYIDRIKSLRNPKKDGNESFSVRFFEQDNNKRTELSGEAFGASLNEVDTSGLKEALLEIKDDIGGKDEKEAFQDVVDQLGPEWQNMKTANDLERIIAKLDAYNAAIDEEIDKTGADLPKELLERLDSELPGLPGFGSLGSRIMIPQIPEKPWTINQRKKIARLNTALSKTSRDHRRDVKLTAKTVQGVFKAYHSARLSLAHGWSHVPLEVWNLLWKIFSADESVNIHRLSHIALLSRDMSEANVTLNPAQQLLTIEAVFVDGWESKAIENWRRCLSTLGNENAETFQEFWELGVRMYCRTGDLEEAQRAINKLIQKQSDPRILMPLIRTWSELGTEEAHGKAWAAYRQLRELLGDDMKLADYDQVISYFLTTHQTENALYAFVDMMSDGKIDLKKQKYMPSVVANKFFFGKWLKRLIGAGDLNGAHSVVDFMGQKGIEPAPIQLNGLIAAWQRAGGVEDLEKADQMAWGMIETRIRFVKSRGKDMDLQSELLQKDDTLPLPRATLETFSLLAENYRVRDLHDRLLMLWEAFREADMKADSFIINQLLESYIQAGQSKEAVNLYLTLVSEKGIEPDPYTFSALWKTLAVNRLHVTAGFVPDQAEPTRAMFAETVKFRHVFQPDGMDGQLARKILHTFRRIKDNTGFVVALSTLRDAFGFMPPETLVLELILETTKLQWDSPIYRRRLMTAKRDLDRGLLSWADGDASRLKGQHRAEALFEYLQKRYWPTEGDDALRRKMFKEAAEQMGVYDVLRKGAKE; translated from the exons ATGTCGATCTTGCCG GGATCGATCGATGATGCTGTCACACAGAAGCCCAGCAGATTTGAGCTGCAGCAGTACATCGACCGGATTAAGTCTCTTCGAAATCCCAAGAAGGACGGAAACGAGTCATTCAGTGTGCGGTTCTTCGAGCAAGACAACAACAAGAGAACCGAACTTTCTGGAGAAGCGTTCGGCGCATCACTGAACGAAGTCGATACATCAGGTCTCAAGGAAGCCCTGCTGGAAATCAAAGACGACATTGGTGGAAAGGACgaaaaagaagctttccaGGATGTGGTCGATCAACTGGGCCCCGAATGGCAAAACATGAAGACGGCAAACGACCTCGAGAGAATTATTGCCAAGTTGGACGCATATAACGCGGCGATCGATGAGGAGATTGACAAAACTGGCGCAGACCTACCAAAAGAGCTGTTGGAGAGACTGGACTCAGAGCTTCCAGGCTTGCCAGGATTTGGTAGTTTGGGCTCTCGAATCATGATACCTCAAATTCCAGAAAAGCCTTGGACAATCAACCAACGCAAAAAGATCGCTCGCCTCAATACTGCGTTATCAAAGACTTCTAGAGATCATCGCCGCGATGTCAAACTCACAGCAAAGACTGTGCAAGGGGTGTTCAAGGCTTATCACTCAGCCAGACTGTCTCTAGCTCACGGCTGGAGTCATGTCCCCCTTGAAGTATGGAATCTGTTGTGGAAGATCTTCTCAGCCGATGAGTCTGTCAACATTCATCGCCTATCACATATTGCGCTTCTCTCTCGAGACATGAGCGAGGCAAACGTGACCCTAAACCCTGCTCAGCAACTCCTGACAATTGAGGCGGTCTTTGTTGATGGATGGGAGTCCAAAGCAATCGAGAACTGGAGGAGATGTCTAAGCACACTTGGGAACGAAAATGCCGAAACATTTCAAGAGTTTTGGGAGCTTGGAGTCAGGATGTATTGCCGAACAGGTGATCTGGAAGAGGCACAGCGagccatcaacaagctcatccagAAGCAGTCCGACCCTCGCATTCTGATGCCCTTGATTAGGACATGGTCTGAATTGGGCACGGAAGAGGCACACGGGAAGGCTTGGGCTGCATACCGTCAACTCCGCGAGCTTCTCGGAGACGATATGAAGCTGGCTGATTATGATCAAGTCATATCATACTTCCTGACCACACATCAGACCGAGAATGCCTTATACGCCTTCGTTGACATGATGAGCGATGGCAAAATCGATTTGAAGAAGCAAAAATATATGCCATCAGTGGTCGCCAACAAATTTTTTTTTGGAAAGTGGCTGAAGAGGTTGATTGGTGCTGGCGATCTAAACGGAGCTCACAGCGTTGTGGACTTTATGGGCCAAAAAGGTATCGAGCCAGCTCCTATCCAGCTGAATGGTCTCATTGCGGCTTGGCAACGGGCTGGCggtgttgaagatcttgagaaggcGGATCAAATGGCCTGGGGCATGATTGAGACTCGAATTCGATTCGTCAAGTCTCGAGGAAAAGACATGGATTTGCAAAGCGAGCTTTTACAAAAGGACGATACTCTACCTCTACCACGGGCAACCTTGGAAACCTTCTCGCTACTGGCGGAGAACTATCGAGTGAGAGACTTACACGATCGACTGCTGATGCTCTGGGAAGCTTTCCGAGAAGCGGATATGAAGGCTgactccttcatcatcaatcaactccTCGAGTCCTATATCCAAGCAGGACAATCGAAGGAAGCTGTAAACCTATACCTGACGCTCGTGTCGGAAAAGGGCATCGAGCCTGATCCCTATACTTTTAGTGCATTATGGAAGACGCTCGCCGTCAACCGCCTCCACGTCACAGCTGGCTTCGTACCTGATCAGGCTGAGCCTACTCGTGCCATGTTTGCCGAGACTGTCAAGTTCAGACATGTTTTCCAACCCGATGGCATGGATGGTCAGCTCGCGCGTAAGATCCTACATACTTTCCGTCGCATCAAGGATAATACAGGCTTTGTCGTCGCACTGTCGACTCTCCGTGATGCTTTCGGCTTTATGCCTCCCGAAACGCTCGTTCTCGAGCTGATATTGGAGACGACTAAGTTGCAATGGGATTCACCAATCTATCGACGCCGTCTCATGACTGCCAAACGAGATCTTGACCGTGGTCTTCTCTCATGGGCGGATGGAGATGCTTCTCGCCTCAAGGGCCAGCATCGTGCCGAGGCGCTTTTTGAATATCTACAAAAGCGATATTGGCCTACTGAAGGCGACGATGCTCTCAGGAGGAAAATGTTCAAGGAGGCTGCAGAGCAGATGGGGGTGTATGATGTGTTACGAAAAGGGGCAAAGGAGTAG